A single region of the Peromyscus eremicus chromosome 16_21, PerEre_H2_v1, whole genome shotgun sequence genome encodes:
- the Bag6 gene encoding large proline-rich protein BAG6 isoform X16, with protein MEPSDSSSTTMEEPDSLEVLVKTLDSQTRTFIVGAQMNVKEFKEHIAASVSIPSEKQRLIYQGRVLQDDKKLQEYNVGGKVIHLVERAPPQTQLPSGASSGTGSASATHGGAPLPGTRGPGASVHDRNANSYVMVGTFNLPSEPRVRLVMAQHMIRDIQTLLSRMECRGGPQAQASQPPPQTPTVASETVALNSQTSEPVESEAPPREPMESEEMEERTPAQTPELTPSGPAPAGPTPAPETNAPNHPSPAEHVEVLQELQRLQRRLQPFLQRYCEVLGAAATTDYNNNHEGREEDQRLINLVGESLRLLGNTFVALSDLRCNLACAPPRHLHVVRPMSHYTTPMVLQQAAIPIQINVGTTVTMTGNGSRAPPAPSSEAASPGSGQASSLPPSATTVDSSTEGAPPPGPAPPPATSHPRVIRISHQSVEPVVMMHMNIQDSGSQPGGGPSAPTGPLGPPGHGQTLGQQVPGFPTAPTRVVIARPTPPQARPSHPGGPPVSGTLGTGLGTNTSLAQMVSGLVGQLLMQPVLVAQGTPGMAPAPAPAPAPAPAPAPAPAPAPAPAPAPAPATASASAGTTNTATTAGPAPGGPAQPPPPQPSAADLQFSQLLGNLLGPAGPGAGGPGLASPTITVAMPGVPAFLQGMTDFLQASQTAPPPPPPPPPPPPAPEQQTTPPPGSPSGGTGSPGGLGPESLPPEFFTSVVQGVLSSLLGSLGARAGSSESIAAFIQRLSGSSNIFEPGADGALGFFGALLSLLCQNFSMVDVVMLLHGHFQPLQRLQPQLRSFFHQHYLGGQEPTPGNIRMATHTLITGLEEYVRESFSLVQVQPGVDIIRTNLEFLQEQFNSIAAHVLHCTDSGFGARLLELCNQGLFECLALNLHCLGGQQMELAAVINGRIRRMSRGVNPSLVSWLTTMMGLRLQVVLEHMPVGPDAILRYVRRVGDPPQALPEEPMEVQGAERTSPEPQRENASPAPGTTAEEAMSRGPPPAPEGGSRDEQDGASADAEPWAAAVPPEWVPIIQQDIQSQRKVKPQPPLSDAYLSGMPAKRRKLRSDIQKRLQEDPNYSPQRFPNAHRAFADDP; from the exons ATGGAGCCGAGTGATAGTTCCAGCACCACTATGGAGGAGCCCGACAGCCTGGAGGTCCTGGTGAAGACCCTGGACTCTCAGACTCGGACTTTTATTGTGGGGGCCCAG ATGAACGTAAAGGAGTTTAAGGAGCATATTGCTGCCTCTGTCAGCATCCCTTCCGAGAAACAACGGCTCATATACCAGGGCCGGGTTCTGCAAGATGATAAGAAGCTCCAGGAATACA ATGTTGGGGGAAAGGTTATCCACCTGGTGGAACGGGCTCCTCCTCAGACTCAGCTCCCTTCTGGAGCATCTTCTGGGACAGGGTCTGCCTCAGCTACTCATGGTGGGGCACCCCTGCCTGGCACTCGGGGGCCTGGAGCCTCTGTTCATGACCGGAATGCCAACAGCTATGTCATGGTTGGAACCTTCAATCTCCCT AGTGAGCCCCGGGTACGGCTGGTGATGGCTCAGCACATGATCAGAGATATACAGACCTTACTGTCCCGGATGGAG TGTCGAGGGGGACCCCAAGCACAGGCTAGTCAGCCACCCCCGCAGACGCCGACTGTGGCCTCGGAGacagtagccttgaactcacaaacatcaGAACCAGTCGAAAGTGAAGCACCTCCTCGAGAGCCTATGGAGTCAGAAGAAATGGAGGAACGCACCCCAGCCCAGACTCCAGAGCTTACCCCTTCTGGCCCAGCTCCAGCGGGCCCCACACCTGCGCCAGAGACGAATGCACCCAA CCACCCTTCCCCTGCAGAGCATGTGGAGGTGCTCCAGGAGCTGCAGCGCTTGCAGCGCCGTCTCCAGCCCTTCCTGCAGCGCTACTGTGAGGTCCTAGGTGCTGCTGCCACTACGGACTACAACAACAAT CATGAGGGCCGTGAGGAGGACCAGAGGTTGATCAACTTGGTGGGGGAGAGCCTTCGGTTACTGGGCAACACTTTCGTGGCACTGTCTGATCTGCGCTGCAATCTAGCCTGTGCACCCCCACGGCACCTACATGTGGTACGGCCAATGTCTCACTACACGACTCCCATGGTGCTCCAGCAGGCGGCCATTCCCATTCAG ATCAATGTGGGAACTACTGTGACCATGACAGGCAATGGGTCTAGGGCTCCACCAGCCCCTAGTTCGGAGGCAGCATCCCCAGGTTCTGGCCAGGCCTCATCCCTGCCTCCGTCTGCTACCACTGTTGACTCATCAACTGAAGGAGCTCCCCCACCGGGGCCAGCTCCACCACCAGCTACCAGCCATCCACGGGTCATCCGGATTTCCCATCAGAGCGTGGAACCTGTGGTCATGATGCACATGAACATTCAAG ATTCTGGATCACAGCCTGGCGGTGGCCCAAGTGCTCCCACTGGTCCCCTGGGACCTCCTGGTCATGGACAGACCCTGG GACAGCAGGTGCCTGGCTTCCCCACAGCACCGACTCGGGTGGTGATTGCCCGGCCCACTCCTCCACAGGCTCGGCCTTCCCATCCTGGGGGTCCTCCCGTCTCTGGGACTCTG GGCACTGGGCTAGGTACAAACACTTCATTGGCCCAAATGGTGAGCGGCCTTGTGGGGCAACTTCTTATGCAGCCTGTCCTTGTGG CTCAGGGGACTCCAGGAATGGCTCCGGCTCCGGCCCCGGCTCCGGCCCCGGCTCCGGCCCCGGCTCCGGCCCCGGCTCCGGCCccggctccggctccggctccagctcctgccactgcTTCAGCTAGTGCTGGCACTACCAACACAGCTACAACCGCTGGCCCTGCTCCTGGGGGTCCtgcccagcctccacctcctcagccctctgcagctGACCTTCAGTTCTCTCAGCTCCTGGGGAACCTGCTGGGGCCTGCAGGGCCAGGGGCCGGCgggcctggcctggcctctcCCACCATCACTGTTGCAATGCCCGGGGTTCCCGCCTTTCTCCAGGGCATGACTGATTTCTTGCAG GCATCACAGACTgcccctccaccacctccaccaccgccacccccaccccctgcccccgaGCAGCAGACCACACCCCCACCAGGGTCCCCTTCTGGTGGAACAGGGAGTCCTGGAGGCTTAGGTCCTGAGAGCCTGCCGCCAGAGTTTTTCACCTCAGTGGTGCAGGGCGTGCTGAGCTCCCTCCTGGGCTCCCTGGGGGCTAGGGCTGGCAGCAGTGAGAGCATTGCTGCCTTCATCCAGCGCCTCAGTGGATCCAGCAATATCTTTGAGCCTGGGGCTGATGGGGCTCTTG GATTCTTTGGAGCTCTGCTCTCTCTTTTGTGCCAGAACTTCTCCATGGTGGATGTGGTCATGCTTCTCCATGGGCATTTCCAGCCACTGCAGCGGCTCCAGCCGCAGCTGCGATCTTTCTTCCACCAGCACTACCTGGGTGGTCAGGAGCCCACACCTGGCAACATCCGG ATGGCAACCCACACATTGATCACTGGGCTGGAAGAATATGTACGGGAGAGTTTC TCTTTGGTGCAGGTTCAGCCAGGTGTGGACATCATCCGGACAAATTTAGAATTTCTCCAAGAGCAGTTTAACAGCATCGCTGCCCATGTGCTGCACTGCACAG ACAGTGGATTTGGAGCCCGGTTGCTGGAGCTGTGTAACCAGGGCCTGTTTGAGTGCTTGGCCCTGAACCTGCACTGCTTGGGGGGACAGCAGATGGAGCTCGCTGCTGTCATCAATGGCCGAATT CGTCGCATGTCTCGTGGAGTGAACCCATCCTTGGTGAGCTGGCTGACAACTATGATGGGACTGAGGCTTCAGGTGGTCTTGGAGCACATGCCTGTGGGCCCTGACGCCATTCTCAGATATGTTCGCAGGGTCGGTGACCCCCCTCAG GCACTTCCTGAAGAGCCGATGGAAGTTCAGGGAGCAGAAAGAACTTCCCCTGAACCTCAG CGGGAGAATGCTTCCCCAGCCCCTGGGACAACAGCAGAAGAAGCCATGTCCCGAGGTCCACCCCCTGCTCCTGAAGGGGGTTCCCGAGATGAACAGGATGGAGCTTCAGCCGATGCAGAACCTTGGGCAGCTGCGGTTCCCCCA gaaTGGGTCCCTATTATTCAGCAGGACATTCAGAGCCAGCGGAAGGTGAAACCTCAGCCGCCCCTGAGTGATGCCTACCTCAGTGGTATGCCTGCCAAGAGACGCAAG CTCCGGTCTGATATCCAAAAACGACTGCAGGAAGATCCCAACTACAGCCCCCAGCGCTTCCCTAATGCCCACCGGGCATTTGCTGATGACCCCTAG
- the Bag6 gene encoding large proline-rich protein BAG6 isoform X15 — MEPSDSSSTTMEEPDSLEVLVKTLDSQTRTFIVGAQMNVKEFKEHIAASVSIPSEKQRLIYQGRVLQDDKKLQEYNVGGKVIHLVERAPPQTQLPSGASSGTGSASATHGGAPLPGTRGPGASVHDRNANSYVMVGTFNLPSEPRVRLVMAQHMIRDIQTLLSRMECRGGPQAQASQPPPQTPTVASETVALNSQTSEPVESEAPPREPMESEEMEERTPAQTPELTPSGPAPAGPTPAPETNAPNHPSPAEHVEVLQELQRLQRRLQPFLQRYCEVLGAAATTDYNNNHEGREEDQRLINLVGESLRLLGNTFVALSDLRCNLACAPPRHLHVVRPMSHYTTPMVLQQAAIPIQINVGTTVTMTGNGSRAPPAPSSEAASPGSGQASSLPPSATTVDSSTEGAPPPGPAPPPATSHPRVIRISHQSVEPVVMMHMNIQDSGSQPGGGPSAPTGPLGPPGHGQTLGQQVPGFPTAPTRVVIARPTPPQARPSHPGGPPVSGTLQGTGLGTNTSLAQMVSGLVGQLLMQPVLVAQGTPGMAPAPAPAPAPAPAPAPAPAPAPAPAPAPAPATASASAGTTNTATTAGPAPGGPAQPPPPQPSAADLQFSQLLGNLLGPAGPGAGGPGLASPTITVAMPGVPAFLQGMTDFLQASQTAPPPPPPPPPPPPAPEQQTTPPPGSPSGGTGSPGGLGPESLPPEFFTSVVQGVLSSLLGSLGARAGSSESIAAFIQRLSGSSNIFEPGADGALGFFGALLSLLCQNFSMVDVVMLLHGHFQPLQRLQPQLRSFFHQHYLGGQEPTPGNIRMATHTLITGLEEYVRESFSLVQVQPGVDIIRTNLEFLQEQFNSIAAHVLHCTDSGFGARLLELCNQGLFECLALNLHCLGGQQMELAAVINGRIRRMSRGVNPSLVSWLTTMMGLRLQVVLEHMPVGPDAILRYVRRVGDPPQALPEEPMEVQGAERTSPEPQRENASPAPGTTAEEAMSRGPPPAPEGGSRDEQDGASADAEPWAAAVPPEWVPIIQQDIQSQRKVKPQPPLSDAYLSGMPAKRRKLRSDIQKRLQEDPNYSPQRFPNAHRAFADDP, encoded by the exons ATGGAGCCGAGTGATAGTTCCAGCACCACTATGGAGGAGCCCGACAGCCTGGAGGTCCTGGTGAAGACCCTGGACTCTCAGACTCGGACTTTTATTGTGGGGGCCCAG ATGAACGTAAAGGAGTTTAAGGAGCATATTGCTGCCTCTGTCAGCATCCCTTCCGAGAAACAACGGCTCATATACCAGGGCCGGGTTCTGCAAGATGATAAGAAGCTCCAGGAATACA ATGTTGGGGGAAAGGTTATCCACCTGGTGGAACGGGCTCCTCCTCAGACTCAGCTCCCTTCTGGAGCATCTTCTGGGACAGGGTCTGCCTCAGCTACTCATGGTGGGGCACCCCTGCCTGGCACTCGGGGGCCTGGAGCCTCTGTTCATGACCGGAATGCCAACAGCTATGTCATGGTTGGAACCTTCAATCTCCCT AGTGAGCCCCGGGTACGGCTGGTGATGGCTCAGCACATGATCAGAGATATACAGACCTTACTGTCCCGGATGGAG TGTCGAGGGGGACCCCAAGCACAGGCTAGTCAGCCACCCCCGCAGACGCCGACTGTGGCCTCGGAGacagtagccttgaactcacaaacatcaGAACCAGTCGAAAGTGAAGCACCTCCTCGAGAGCCTATGGAGTCAGAAGAAATGGAGGAACGCACCCCAGCCCAGACTCCAGAGCTTACCCCTTCTGGCCCAGCTCCAGCGGGCCCCACACCTGCGCCAGAGACGAATGCACCCAA CCACCCTTCCCCTGCAGAGCATGTGGAGGTGCTCCAGGAGCTGCAGCGCTTGCAGCGCCGTCTCCAGCCCTTCCTGCAGCGCTACTGTGAGGTCCTAGGTGCTGCTGCCACTACGGACTACAACAACAAT CATGAGGGCCGTGAGGAGGACCAGAGGTTGATCAACTTGGTGGGGGAGAGCCTTCGGTTACTGGGCAACACTTTCGTGGCACTGTCTGATCTGCGCTGCAATCTAGCCTGTGCACCCCCACGGCACCTACATGTGGTACGGCCAATGTCTCACTACACGACTCCCATGGTGCTCCAGCAGGCGGCCATTCCCATTCAG ATCAATGTGGGAACTACTGTGACCATGACAGGCAATGGGTCTAGGGCTCCACCAGCCCCTAGTTCGGAGGCAGCATCCCCAGGTTCTGGCCAGGCCTCATCCCTGCCTCCGTCTGCTACCACTGTTGACTCATCAACTGAAGGAGCTCCCCCACCGGGGCCAGCTCCACCACCAGCTACCAGCCATCCACGGGTCATCCGGATTTCCCATCAGAGCGTGGAACCTGTGGTCATGATGCACATGAACATTCAAG ATTCTGGATCACAGCCTGGCGGTGGCCCAAGTGCTCCCACTGGTCCCCTGGGACCTCCTGGTCATGGACAGACCCTGG GACAGCAGGTGCCTGGCTTCCCCACAGCACCGACTCGGGTGGTGATTGCCCGGCCCACTCCTCCACAGGCTCGGCCTTCCCATCCTGGGGGTCCTCCCGTCTCTGGGACTCTG CAGGGCACTGGGCTAGGTACAAACACTTCATTGGCCCAAATGGTGAGCGGCCTTGTGGGGCAACTTCTTATGCAGCCTGTCCTTGTGG CTCAGGGGACTCCAGGAATGGCTCCGGCTCCGGCCCCGGCTCCGGCCCCGGCTCCGGCCCCGGCTCCGGCCCCGGCTCCGGCCccggctccggctccggctccagctcctgccactgcTTCAGCTAGTGCTGGCACTACCAACACAGCTACAACCGCTGGCCCTGCTCCTGGGGGTCCtgcccagcctccacctcctcagccctctgcagctGACCTTCAGTTCTCTCAGCTCCTGGGGAACCTGCTGGGGCCTGCAGGGCCAGGGGCCGGCgggcctggcctggcctctcCCACCATCACTGTTGCAATGCCCGGGGTTCCCGCCTTTCTCCAGGGCATGACTGATTTCTTGCAG GCATCACAGACTgcccctccaccacctccaccaccgccacccccaccccctgcccccgaGCAGCAGACCACACCCCCACCAGGGTCCCCTTCTGGTGGAACAGGGAGTCCTGGAGGCTTAGGTCCTGAGAGCCTGCCGCCAGAGTTTTTCACCTCAGTGGTGCAGGGCGTGCTGAGCTCCCTCCTGGGCTCCCTGGGGGCTAGGGCTGGCAGCAGTGAGAGCATTGCTGCCTTCATCCAGCGCCTCAGTGGATCCAGCAATATCTTTGAGCCTGGGGCTGATGGGGCTCTTG GATTCTTTGGAGCTCTGCTCTCTCTTTTGTGCCAGAACTTCTCCATGGTGGATGTGGTCATGCTTCTCCATGGGCATTTCCAGCCACTGCAGCGGCTCCAGCCGCAGCTGCGATCTTTCTTCCACCAGCACTACCTGGGTGGTCAGGAGCCCACACCTGGCAACATCCGG ATGGCAACCCACACATTGATCACTGGGCTGGAAGAATATGTACGGGAGAGTTTC TCTTTGGTGCAGGTTCAGCCAGGTGTGGACATCATCCGGACAAATTTAGAATTTCTCCAAGAGCAGTTTAACAGCATCGCTGCCCATGTGCTGCACTGCACAG ACAGTGGATTTGGAGCCCGGTTGCTGGAGCTGTGTAACCAGGGCCTGTTTGAGTGCTTGGCCCTGAACCTGCACTGCTTGGGGGGACAGCAGATGGAGCTCGCTGCTGTCATCAATGGCCGAATT CGTCGCATGTCTCGTGGAGTGAACCCATCCTTGGTGAGCTGGCTGACAACTATGATGGGACTGAGGCTTCAGGTGGTCTTGGAGCACATGCCTGTGGGCCCTGACGCCATTCTCAGATATGTTCGCAGGGTCGGTGACCCCCCTCAG GCACTTCCTGAAGAGCCGATGGAAGTTCAGGGAGCAGAAAGAACTTCCCCTGAACCTCAG CGGGAGAATGCTTCCCCAGCCCCTGGGACAACAGCAGAAGAAGCCATGTCCCGAGGTCCACCCCCTGCTCCTGAAGGGGGTTCCCGAGATGAACAGGATGGAGCTTCAGCCGATGCAGAACCTTGGGCAGCTGCGGTTCCCCCA gaaTGGGTCCCTATTATTCAGCAGGACATTCAGAGCCAGCGGAAGGTGAAACCTCAGCCGCCCCTGAGTGATGCCTACCTCAGTGGTATGCCTGCCAAGAGACGCAAG CTCCGGTCTGATATCCAAAAACGACTGCAGGAAGATCCCAACTACAGCCCCCAGCGCTTCCCTAATGCCCACCGGGCATTTGCTGATGACCCCTAG
- the Bag6 gene encoding large proline-rich protein BAG6 isoform X12 encodes MEPSDSSSTTMEEPDSLEVLVKTLDSQTRTFIVGAQMNVKEFKEHIAASVSIPSEKQRLIYQGRVLQDDKKLQEYNVGGKVIHLVERAPPQTQLPSGASSGTGSASATHGGAPLPGTRGPGASVHDRNANSYVMVGTFNLPSEPRVRLVMAQHMIRDIQTLLSRMECRGGPQAQASQPPPQTPTVASETVALNSQTSEPVESEAPPREPMESEEMEERTPAQTPELTPSGPAPAGPTPAPETNAPNHPSPAEHVEVLQELQRLQRRLQPFLQRYCEVLGAAATTDYNNNHEGREEDQRLINLVGESLRLLGNTFVALSDLRCNLACAPPRHLHVVRPMSHYTTPMVLQQAAIPIQINVGTTVTMTGNGSRAPPAPSSEAASPGSGQASSLPPSATTVDSSTEGAPPPGPAPPPATSHPRVIRISHQSVEPVVMMHMNIQDSGSQPGGGPSAPTGPLGPPGHGQTLGSTLIQLPSLPPEFMHAVAHQITHQAMVAAVASAAAGQQVPGFPTAPTRVVIARPTPPQARPSHPGGPPVSGTLGTGLGTNTSLAQMVSGLVGQLLMQPVLVAQGTPGMAPAPAPAPAPAPAPAPAPAPAPAPAPAPAPATASASAGTTNTATTAGPAPGGPAQPPPPQPSAADLQFSQLLGNLLGPAGPGAGGPGLASPTITVAMPGVPAFLQGMTDFLQASQTAPPPPPPPPPPPPAPEQQTTPPPGSPSGGTGSPGGLGPESLPPEFFTSVVQGVLSSLLGSLGARAGSSESIAAFIQRLSGSSNIFEPGADGALGFFGALLSLLCQNFSMVDVVMLLHGHFQPLQRLQPQLRSFFHQHYLGGQEPTPGNIRMATHTLITGLEEYVRESFSLVQVQPGVDIIRTNLEFLQEQFNSIAAHVLHCTDSGFGARLLELCNQGLFECLALNLHCLGGQQMELAAVINGRIRRMSRGVNPSLVSWLTTMMGLRLQVVLEHMPVGPDAILRYVRRVGDPPQALPEEPMEVQGAERTSPEPQRENASPAPGTTAEEAMSRGPPPAPEGGSRDEQDGASADAEPWAAAVPPEWVPIIQQDIQSQRKVKPQPPLSDAYLSGMPAKRRKLRSDIQKRLQEDPNYSPQRFPNAHRAFADDP; translated from the exons ATGGAGCCGAGTGATAGTTCCAGCACCACTATGGAGGAGCCCGACAGCCTGGAGGTCCTGGTGAAGACCCTGGACTCTCAGACTCGGACTTTTATTGTGGGGGCCCAG ATGAACGTAAAGGAGTTTAAGGAGCATATTGCTGCCTCTGTCAGCATCCCTTCCGAGAAACAACGGCTCATATACCAGGGCCGGGTTCTGCAAGATGATAAGAAGCTCCAGGAATACA ATGTTGGGGGAAAGGTTATCCACCTGGTGGAACGGGCTCCTCCTCAGACTCAGCTCCCTTCTGGAGCATCTTCTGGGACAGGGTCTGCCTCAGCTACTCATGGTGGGGCACCCCTGCCTGGCACTCGGGGGCCTGGAGCCTCTGTTCATGACCGGAATGCCAACAGCTATGTCATGGTTGGAACCTTCAATCTCCCT AGTGAGCCCCGGGTACGGCTGGTGATGGCTCAGCACATGATCAGAGATATACAGACCTTACTGTCCCGGATGGAG TGTCGAGGGGGACCCCAAGCACAGGCTAGTCAGCCACCCCCGCAGACGCCGACTGTGGCCTCGGAGacagtagccttgaactcacaaacatcaGAACCAGTCGAAAGTGAAGCACCTCCTCGAGAGCCTATGGAGTCAGAAGAAATGGAGGAACGCACCCCAGCCCAGACTCCAGAGCTTACCCCTTCTGGCCCAGCTCCAGCGGGCCCCACACCTGCGCCAGAGACGAATGCACCCAA CCACCCTTCCCCTGCAGAGCATGTGGAGGTGCTCCAGGAGCTGCAGCGCTTGCAGCGCCGTCTCCAGCCCTTCCTGCAGCGCTACTGTGAGGTCCTAGGTGCTGCTGCCACTACGGACTACAACAACAAT CATGAGGGCCGTGAGGAGGACCAGAGGTTGATCAACTTGGTGGGGGAGAGCCTTCGGTTACTGGGCAACACTTTCGTGGCACTGTCTGATCTGCGCTGCAATCTAGCCTGTGCACCCCCACGGCACCTACATGTGGTACGGCCAATGTCTCACTACACGACTCCCATGGTGCTCCAGCAGGCGGCCATTCCCATTCAG ATCAATGTGGGAACTACTGTGACCATGACAGGCAATGGGTCTAGGGCTCCACCAGCCCCTAGTTCGGAGGCAGCATCCCCAGGTTCTGGCCAGGCCTCATCCCTGCCTCCGTCTGCTACCACTGTTGACTCATCAACTGAAGGAGCTCCCCCACCGGGGCCAGCTCCACCACCAGCTACCAGCCATCCACGGGTCATCCGGATTTCCCATCAGAGCGTGGAACCTGTGGTCATGATGCACATGAACATTCAAG ATTCTGGATCACAGCCTGGCGGTGGCCCAAGTGCTCCCACTGGTCCCCTGGGACCTCCTGGTCATGGACAGACCCTGG GCTCCACCCTCATCCAGCTGCCCTCCCTGCCCCCTGAGTTCATGCACGCCGTCGCCCACCAGATCACTCATCAGGCCATGGTGGCAGCTGTTGCCTCCGCGGCCGCAG GACAGCAGGTGCCTGGCTTCCCCACAGCACCGACTCGGGTGGTGATTGCCCGGCCCACTCCTCCACAGGCTCGGCCTTCCCATCCTGGGGGTCCTCCCGTCTCTGGGACTCTG GGCACTGGGCTAGGTACAAACACTTCATTGGCCCAAATGGTGAGCGGCCTTGTGGGGCAACTTCTTATGCAGCCTGTCCTTGTGG CTCAGGGGACTCCAGGAATGGCTCCGGCTCCGGCCCCGGCTCCGGCCCCGGCTCCGGCCCCGGCTCCGGCCCCGGCTCCGGCCccggctccggctccggctccagctcctgccactgcTTCAGCTAGTGCTGGCACTACCAACACAGCTACAACCGCTGGCCCTGCTCCTGGGGGTCCtgcccagcctccacctcctcagccctctgcagctGACCTTCAGTTCTCTCAGCTCCTGGGGAACCTGCTGGGGCCTGCAGGGCCAGGGGCCGGCgggcctggcctggcctctcCCACCATCACTGTTGCAATGCCCGGGGTTCCCGCCTTTCTCCAGGGCATGACTGATTTCTTGCAG GCATCACAGACTgcccctccaccacctccaccaccgccacccccaccccctgcccccgaGCAGCAGACCACACCCCCACCAGGGTCCCCTTCTGGTGGAACAGGGAGTCCTGGAGGCTTAGGTCCTGAGAGCCTGCCGCCAGAGTTTTTCACCTCAGTGGTGCAGGGCGTGCTGAGCTCCCTCCTGGGCTCCCTGGGGGCTAGGGCTGGCAGCAGTGAGAGCATTGCTGCCTTCATCCAGCGCCTCAGTGGATCCAGCAATATCTTTGAGCCTGGGGCTGATGGGGCTCTTG GATTCTTTGGAGCTCTGCTCTCTCTTTTGTGCCAGAACTTCTCCATGGTGGATGTGGTCATGCTTCTCCATGGGCATTTCCAGCCACTGCAGCGGCTCCAGCCGCAGCTGCGATCTTTCTTCCACCAGCACTACCTGGGTGGTCAGGAGCCCACACCTGGCAACATCCGG ATGGCAACCCACACATTGATCACTGGGCTGGAAGAATATGTACGGGAGAGTTTC TCTTTGGTGCAGGTTCAGCCAGGTGTGGACATCATCCGGACAAATTTAGAATTTCTCCAAGAGCAGTTTAACAGCATCGCTGCCCATGTGCTGCACTGCACAG ACAGTGGATTTGGAGCCCGGTTGCTGGAGCTGTGTAACCAGGGCCTGTTTGAGTGCTTGGCCCTGAACCTGCACTGCTTGGGGGGACAGCAGATGGAGCTCGCTGCTGTCATCAATGGCCGAATT CGTCGCATGTCTCGTGGAGTGAACCCATCCTTGGTGAGCTGGCTGACAACTATGATGGGACTGAGGCTTCAGGTGGTCTTGGAGCACATGCCTGTGGGCCCTGACGCCATTCTCAGATATGTTCGCAGGGTCGGTGACCCCCCTCAG GCACTTCCTGAAGAGCCGATGGAAGTTCAGGGAGCAGAAAGAACTTCCCCTGAACCTCAG CGGGAGAATGCTTCCCCAGCCCCTGGGACAACAGCAGAAGAAGCCATGTCCCGAGGTCCACCCCCTGCTCCTGAAGGGGGTTCCCGAGATGAACAGGATGGAGCTTCAGCCGATGCAGAACCTTGGGCAGCTGCGGTTCCCCCA gaaTGGGTCCCTATTATTCAGCAGGACATTCAGAGCCAGCGGAAGGTGAAACCTCAGCCGCCCCTGAGTGATGCCTACCTCAGTGGTATGCCTGCCAAGAGACGCAAG CTCCGGTCTGATATCCAAAAACGACTGCAGGAAGATCCCAACTACAGCCCCCAGCGCTTCCCTAATGCCCACCGGGCATTTGCTGATGACCCCTAG